Proteins encoded together in one Miscanthus floridulus cultivar M001 chromosome 16, ASM1932011v1, whole genome shotgun sequence window:
- the LOC136513108 gene encoding glutathione S-transferase 4 yields the protein MATPAVKVYGWAISPFVSRALLALEEAGVDYELVPMSRQAGDHRRPEHLARNPFEKVPVLEDGDLTLFESRAIARHVLRKHKPELLGTGNLEQAALVDVWLEVEAHQLSPLAIAIVVECIFTPFLGRERNQAVVDENVEKLKKVLEVYEARLSQSKYLAGDFLSLADLSHFTIMHCFMATEYATLVEALPHVSAWWESLAARPATKKVAEFMPVGTAGAPQK from the exons ATGGCTACGCCGGCGGTGAAGGTGTACGGGTGGGCTATCTCGCCGTTCGTGTCGCGGGCTCTGCTGGCGCTCGAGGAGGCCGGCGTCGACTACGAGCTCGTCCCCATGAGCCGCCAGGCCGGCGACCACCGCCGCCCGGAGCACCTCGCCAGGAAC CCTTTCGAGAAGGTGCCGGTGCTCGAGGACGGCGACCTCACGCTCTTCG AATCTCGTGCGATCGCGAGGCACGTTCTCCGCAAGCACAAGCCAGAGCTGCTAGGCACCGGCAACCTGGAGCAGGCGGCACTGGTGGACGTGTGGCTTGAGGTGGAGGCCCACCAGCTGAGCCCGTTGGCGATCGCCATCGTGGTAGAGTGCATCTTCACGCCGTTCCTCGGCCGCGAACGCAACCAGGCCGTCGTCGACGAGAATGTGGAGAAGCTCAAGAAGGTGCTGGAGGTGTATGAGGCACGGTTGAGCCAAAGCAAGTATCTCGCCGGCGACTTCCTTAGCCTCGCGGACCTCAGCCACTTCACCATCATGCACTGCTTCATGGCCACAGAGTATGCCACTCTAGTTGAGGCGCTCCCGCACGTCAGCGCCTGGTGGGAGAGCCTCGCCGCGCGCCCGGCGACCAAGAAGGTGGCCGAGTTCATGCCAGTTGGCACGGCCGGGGCACCCCAGAAATAG